TAGGATATATATTTTCCTAATTAAAATATAATTTTTTTAGTTTATTGACTTTTATCTTATATTATAAAAAATTTATTATAGCAAGACGTAAAATAAGACTACATAGTCAAATATCTATGTAGTCTTATTTTTGTTCTATCTATACAGTGCGTCCCACTTTTCTATTTCTTTTTCATTACCATAAATGAAGTGACCTGGGTCAACCTCAATCCATTCTGGTTGGTGAGCTGAGTAATCATGCTCTTTTTCTGGAACATAAGCATGACGTCTTCTAGTTCTCTCAGTAATAGGGTCTGGTAGTGGAATAGCTGATAACAATGATCTTGTATATGGATGTAAAGGTTTCTCAAATAATTGTTTACTTGTTGTAAGCTCCATTATTTTACCTTTATACATAACTGCTATTCTATCACTGATATATTTAACCATTGATAAGTCATGGGCAATAAACAAATATGTTAATCCTCTTTTTTGTTTTAATTCATTCATCAAGTTTACAACTTGTGCTTGAATTGAAACGTCAAGTGCAGATATAGGTTCATCAGCTATTATGAACTTTGGTTCAACAGCCATAGCTCTAGCTATACCTATTCTTTGTCTTTGACCACCTGAGAATTCATGAGGATAACGGTCAGCATGTTGTTCATTGAGTCCAACTATATTTAACATTTCTACAATTTTTTGGTGTCTCTCTTCTTTGTTTTTAGCTAATTTATGAATATCTATACCTTCAGCAATAATGTCCTCAACCTTCATACGTGGGTTAAGACATGCCATTGGGTCTTGGAAAATCATTTGCATGTTTCTATTAACATTGGCAACTACTTTTTTAGGAACCTTACCGTCAATTCTGTCACCTTCCATGAAAATCTTTCCACTTGTTGGATTATATAATCTAATCATAGTTCTACCTGTTGTAGACTTACCTGATCCAGATTCTCCAACTAATCCAAATGTTTCACCTTTATAGATCTTAAATGAAATATCATCAACAGCTTTAACAACACTTTTTCTACCAAGCTTAAAATACTGTTTTAAATTTTGTAATTCAACTAATACTTCCTTTTCACTCATTTAGCTATTCACCTCTTTCAAACGCTCTCTACGTTTAATAATAACATCTGGTGGTGTTACTTCAGGGGCGTTCTCATGTAACAGCCAAGTAGCAGCTTTATGAGTTTTTGATATTTCAAACATTGGTGGCTGTTCTTCAAAATCTACATCCATAGCAAATTTATTTCTTATTGCAAATGCATCACCTACAGGTGGCTTAATCAAGTTAGGAGGTGTACCTGGTATAGCATATAATTCACCTTCTGTTTCAAGATCAGGCATTGAACCTATTAACCCCCATGTATATGGATGTCTTGGATCATAGAATACTTCATCACTTGTTCCGACCTCAACCATTTTACCAGCATACATAACTGCAACACGATCAGCGACATTTGCTACTACACCTAAATCGTGAGTTATGAATATAACTGAAGCACCAATCTTTTGTTGTAGATCTTTAACTAAATCTAAAATCTGAGCTTGAATAGTAACATCAAGTGCAGTAGTAGGTTCATCTGCTATTAGGATAGTAGGCTCACAAGCTAATGCAATAGCTATAACTATTCTCTGTCTCATTCCACCTGAAAATTGATGAGGGTATTGTTTCATTCTAGATCTTGGCTCTGGAATTCCTACCATATCAATTAATTTTACAGCTTTTTCAAAAGCTTCTTTCTTAGAAACTTTTTGGTGAAGTCTTATAACTTCCATAATTTGTTTACCAATTGTCATGGTTGGATCCAAAGATGTCATTGGATCTTGAAAAATCATAGCCATTTTATTCCCTCTTACAGAATGGAGCTGTGCCTCTTTCATTTTAGTAACATCATGACCTTCAAATAAGATATGACCATTTTTATAGTATCCATTATCTGCTAATAATCCCATTACACCTTTAACTGTTACTGATTTACCTGAGCCCGATTCTCCTACTATGGCTAATGTTTCACCTTTGAATAAGTCAAAAGAGATTCCTCTTACAGCCTGCACATCCCCAGCATGAGTTCTGAAAGAGATTTCTAAATCTTTGACTTCTAATATTTTTTCTTTATTCATCTTCTTTCTCCCTTCTATCTCATACGTGGATCTAGTGCATCTCTTAATCCGTTAGCTAATAAATTAATAGCTAACATTAATATTGACATTACTGTTGCTGGTATCAACAGCATACTTGGTATTGTTTTGAAAGAGTGATATCCCTCATTAACTAATATACCAAGTGATGACATTGGTATAGGTAATCCTAACCCAATAAATGTTAAAAATGCCTCATAGAATATAGCTCCAGGAATAGAAAATGTAGCCATAACTAATATTTGACCTATAATATTAGGGAAAAGATGTTTTCTCATTAATCTTCTCTTAGATGCTCCTAAAGTTCTAGATGCTAATATAAATTCTTGTTCTCTTAATTTTAGAATTTGAGATCTTACAACCCTTGCAACACCAATCCAACCAGTTAAACTCATTGCTAATATAAGTATTATTAATCTGATTGTGGTTGTTCCTTGATGACCGGGCAAAATACCATCAATAAAATCTCCTATCGTACCACTTATACTCAAAAATATAATCATTAAAACTAAGCTAGGAATACTACCTAATATTTCGGTAATACGCATCATGATTGTATCCACTTTAGTTCCACCATAAAATCCAGCTATAGTTCCATATAAAATACCTAATGTAAAATCAACTATCAATGAAGCTAATGCTATAATTAATGATACCCTAACACCAATCCATAATCTAGTCCATTGGTCTAGAGCCAATTTATCAGTTCCAAACCAAAAGTATAGATTCTTAATGCCTTGGATAGCATAGAAATCAGCATTTATCTTAAGCATTTCAACACCATATTCATCAATTGTTGAACTTAATAATTTAAAGGTACCAGGTTTATATCTTGAATATTCGCTTATTAAGTCTTCGTAAGGTAAC
The window above is part of the Vallitalea guaymasensis genome. Proteins encoded here:
- a CDS encoding ABC transporter permease, with the protein product MALSKEKFKLAEHDFTNVDKMNTESVSFWKDARRRIKKNKGAMIGFYSIIILIILAIFGPISPINQKNTDGTVFEYDSAPILLNEKGEEISKKDISYVPPRIPGLEKLGIFDGHSNIVVATFDLIVGELPKTDEFDELKKPMNRKKLIEKLNIPYHPFNINFEKIYENDEGVITAKIKVVSTDEVLELPYEDLISEYSRYKPGTFKLLSSTIDEYGVEMLKINADFYAIQGIKNLYFWFGTDKLALDQWTRLWIGVRVSLIIALASLIVDFTLGILYGTIAGFYGGTKVDTIMMRITEILGSIPSLVLMIIFLSISGTIGDFIDGILPGHQGTTTIRLIILILAMSLTGWIGVARVVRSQILKLREQEFILASRTLGASKRRLMRKHLFPNIIGQILVMATFSIPGAIFYEAFLTFIGLGLPIPMSSLGILVNEGYHSFKTIPSMLLIPATVMSILMLAINLLANGLRDALDPRMR
- a CDS encoding ABC transporter ATP-binding protein, which produces MSEKEVLVELQNLKQYFKLGRKSVVKAVDDISFKIYKGETFGLVGESGSGKSTTGRTMIRLYNPTSGKIFMEGDRIDGKVPKKVVANVNRNMQMIFQDPMACLNPRMKVEDIIAEGIDIHKLAKNKEERHQKIVEMLNIVGLNEQHADRYPHEFSGGQRQRIGIARAMAVEPKFIIADEPISALDVSIQAQVVNLMNELKQKRGLTYLFIAHDLSMVKYISDRIAVMYKGKIMELTTSKQLFEKPLHPYTRSLLSAIPLPDPITERTRRRHAYVPEKEHDYSAHQPEWIEVDPGHFIYGNEKEIEKWDALYR
- a CDS encoding ABC transporter ATP-binding protein codes for the protein MNKEKILEVKDLEISFRTHAGDVQAVRGISFDLFKGETLAIVGESGSGKSVTVKGVMGLLADNGYYKNGHILFEGHDVTKMKEAQLHSVRGNKMAMIFQDPMTSLDPTMTIGKQIMEVIRLHQKVSKKEAFEKAVKLIDMVGIPEPRSRMKQYPHQFSGGMRQRIVIAIALACEPTILIADEPTTALDVTIQAQILDLVKDLQQKIGASVIFITHDLGVVANVADRVAVMYAGKMVEVGTSDEVFYDPRHPYTWGLIGSMPDLETEGELYAIPGTPPNLIKPPVGDAFAIRNKFAMDVDFEEQPPMFEISKTHKAATWLLHENAPEVTPPDVIIKRRERLKEVNS